From Apteryx mantelli isolate bAptMan1 chromosome 14, bAptMan1.hap1, whole genome shotgun sequence, the proteins below share one genomic window:
- the GFPT2 gene encoding glutamine--fructose-6-phosphate aminotransferase [isomerizing] 2 isoform X1, translating into MCGIFAYLNYRVPRTRKEIFETLIKGLQRLEYRGYDSAGVAIDGNNNEDKERFIKLVKKRGKVKALEEELYKQDSLDSKADFETHFGIAHTRWATHGAPSAINSHPQRSDKKNEFVVIHNGIITNYKDLRKFLESKGYEFESETDTETIPKLIKYVYDNRESEDTSFSALVERVIQQLEGAFALVFKSIHYPGEAVATRRGSPLLIGVRSKYKLSTEQIPVLYRTCNIENVKNICNSRMKRLDSSTCLHAVGDKAVEFFFASDASAIIEHTNRVIFLEDDDIAAVTDGKLSIHRLERSASDDPSRAIQTLQMELQQIMKGNFSAFMQKEIFEQPESVVNTMRGRVNFASSTVLLGGLKDHLKEIRRCRRLIIIGCGTSFHAAVATRQVLEELTELPVMVELASDFLDRNTPVFRDDVCFFISQSGETADTLMALRYCKERRALTVGITNTVGSSISRETDCGVHINAGPEIGVASTKAYTSQFVSLVMFGLMMSEDRISLQKRRQEIISGLQSLPEMIKEVLSLDEKIHDLALELYKQRSLLVMGRGYNYATCLEGALKIKEITYMHSEGILAGELKHGPLALIDKQMPVIMVIMKDPCFTKCQNALQQITARQGRPIILCSKEDTESSKFAYKTIELPHTVDCLQGVLSVIPLQLLSFHLAVLRGYDVDFPRNLAKSVTVE; encoded by the exons ATGTGTG GAATTTTTGCTTATCTGAACTACAGAGTACCTCGGACTCGGAAGGAAATATTTGAGACTCTGATAAAAGGATTACAGAGACTGGAATACAGAGGATATGACTCTGCAG GTGTGGCAATTGATGGAAATAATAATGAAGATAAGGAAAGGTTCATCAAACTAgttaagaaaagaggaaaagtaaaGGCCCTGGAAGAAGAGTTGTACA AACAAGACAGCCTGGATTCAAAAGCGGATTTTGAAACACACTTTGGAATTGCTCATACTCGCTGGGCGACTCACGGAGCACCCAGTGCAATAAACAGTCACCCTCAGAGATCAGATAAAAAGAATG aatttgttGTAATCCATAATGGAATCATCACAAATTATAAGGACCTGAGAAAATTTCTG GAGAGCAAAGGCTATGAATTTGAGTCTGAAACAGATACAGAAACAATTCCCAAATTGATCAAATATGTATATGACAACAGAGAGAGTGAGGATACCAGTTTCTCAGCCTTGGTAGAAAGAGTTATTCAACAGCTG GAAGGTGCTTTTGCATTGGTTTTCAAGAGCATTCATTACCCAGGTGAAGCTGTTGCTACTAG GAGAGGAAGTCCTCTGCTTATTGGGGTTAGAAGCAAGTACAAGCTTTCCACTGAACAGATTCCTGTTTTATATAGGACAT gcAACATTGAAAATGTAAAGAATATATGTAATTCCCGAATGAAAAGACTGGACAGCTCTACCTGCCTGCATGCCGTTGGGGATAAGGCAGTagaatttttctttgcttcagatGCAAG CGCTATCATTGAGCACACCAACAGAGTAATTTTCTTAGAAGATGATGACATTGCAGCAGTAACTGATGGGAAGCTTTCAATTCATCGGCTTGAACGTTCAGCTAGTGACGATCCTTCCCGGGCCATCCAGACCTTGCAGATGGAATTGCAGCAAATAATGAAGG GTAACTTCAGTGCATTCATGCAAAAGGAAATTTTTGAACAACCGGAATCAGTGGTCAATACTATGAGAGGCAGGGTGAATTTTGCAAGCAGCACAG TTCTGCTGGGCGGTCTGAAAGATCATTTGAAAGAAATCAGAAGATGCAGAAGACTGATCATTATTGGCTGTGGGACCAGTTTTCATGCTGCAGTAGCT ACTCGACAAGTACTGGAAGAATTAACTGAGTTACCTGTGATGGTGGAACTTGCTAGTGACTTCCTGGATAGAAACACACCTGTATTCAGAGATGATGTGTGCTTTTTTATAAGTCAGTCAG GTGAAACTGCAGATACACTTATGGCCTTGAGGTATTGTAAAGAACGTCGTGCTCTAACAGTTGGCATCACAAATACAGTTGGAAGCTCAATATCCAGGGAGACTGACTGTGGCGTACATATCAATGCAGGCCCCGAGATAGGTGTGGCAAGCACAAAG GCTTATACCAGCCAGTTCGTGTCTCTTGTAATGTTTGGCCTAATGATGTCTGAAGACAGAATTTCCTTGCAAAAAAGGAGACAGGAAATCATTAGCGGACTACAATCACTGCCAG AGATGATTAAGGAAGTCTTGTCCCTGGATGAGAAGATACATGATTTGGCTCTTGAACTGTACAAGCAAAGATCACTGCTGGTTATGGGTCGTGGATATAATTATGCCACTTGTCTGGAAGGAGCTCTG AAAATCAAAGAAATCACCTATATGCACTCTGAAGGCATCCTAGCTGGTGAGCTGAAACATGGGCCATTAGCCCTAATAGATAAACAAATGCCTGTTATCATGGTGATAATGAAGGATCCTTGCTTCACCAAATGCCAGAATGCTCTGCAACAGATCACTGCTCGACAG gGTCGCCCAATCATTCTGTGTTCCAAAGAAGACACAGAAAGCTCAAAGTTTGCCTACAAAACAATTGAGCTGCCTCATACAGTTGACTGCCTTCAAGGAGTCTTGAGTGTTATTCCCCTCCAATTGCTTTCGTTCCACCTGGCTGTTCTCAGAGGATACGAT GTGGACTTTCCAAGAAATTTGGCCAAATCTGTTACAGTAGAATAA
- the GFPT2 gene encoding glutamine--fructose-6-phosphate aminotransferase [isomerizing] 2 isoform X2, with product MCGIFAYLNYRVPRTRKEIFETLIKGLQRLEYRGYDSAGVAIDGNNNEDKERFIKLVKKRGKVKALEEELYKQDSLDSKADFETHFGIAHTRWATHGAPSAINSHPQRSDKKNEFVVIHNGIITNYKDLRKFLEGAFALVFKSIHYPGEAVATRRGSPLLIGVRSKYKLSTEQIPVLYRTCNIENVKNICNSRMKRLDSSTCLHAVGDKAVEFFFASDASAIIEHTNRVIFLEDDDIAAVTDGKLSIHRLERSASDDPSRAIQTLQMELQQIMKGNFSAFMQKEIFEQPESVVNTMRGRVNFASSTVLLGGLKDHLKEIRRCRRLIIIGCGTSFHAAVATRQVLEELTELPVMVELASDFLDRNTPVFRDDVCFFISQSGETADTLMALRYCKERRALTVGITNTVGSSISRETDCGVHINAGPEIGVASTKAYTSQFVSLVMFGLMMSEDRISLQKRRQEIISGLQSLPEMIKEVLSLDEKIHDLALELYKQRSLLVMGRGYNYATCLEGALKIKEITYMHSEGILAGELKHGPLALIDKQMPVIMVIMKDPCFTKCQNALQQITARQGRPIILCSKEDTESSKFAYKTIELPHTVDCLQGVLSVIPLQLLSFHLAVLRGYDVDFPRNLAKSVTVE from the exons ATGTGTG GAATTTTTGCTTATCTGAACTACAGAGTACCTCGGACTCGGAAGGAAATATTTGAGACTCTGATAAAAGGATTACAGAGACTGGAATACAGAGGATATGACTCTGCAG GTGTGGCAATTGATGGAAATAATAATGAAGATAAGGAAAGGTTCATCAAACTAgttaagaaaagaggaaaagtaaaGGCCCTGGAAGAAGAGTTGTACA AACAAGACAGCCTGGATTCAAAAGCGGATTTTGAAACACACTTTGGAATTGCTCATACTCGCTGGGCGACTCACGGAGCACCCAGTGCAATAAACAGTCACCCTCAGAGATCAGATAAAAAGAATG aatttgttGTAATCCATAATGGAATCATCACAAATTATAAGGACCTGAGAAAATTTCTG GAAGGTGCTTTTGCATTGGTTTTCAAGAGCATTCATTACCCAGGTGAAGCTGTTGCTACTAG GAGAGGAAGTCCTCTGCTTATTGGGGTTAGAAGCAAGTACAAGCTTTCCACTGAACAGATTCCTGTTTTATATAGGACAT gcAACATTGAAAATGTAAAGAATATATGTAATTCCCGAATGAAAAGACTGGACAGCTCTACCTGCCTGCATGCCGTTGGGGATAAGGCAGTagaatttttctttgcttcagatGCAAG CGCTATCATTGAGCACACCAACAGAGTAATTTTCTTAGAAGATGATGACATTGCAGCAGTAACTGATGGGAAGCTTTCAATTCATCGGCTTGAACGTTCAGCTAGTGACGATCCTTCCCGGGCCATCCAGACCTTGCAGATGGAATTGCAGCAAATAATGAAGG GTAACTTCAGTGCATTCATGCAAAAGGAAATTTTTGAACAACCGGAATCAGTGGTCAATACTATGAGAGGCAGGGTGAATTTTGCAAGCAGCACAG TTCTGCTGGGCGGTCTGAAAGATCATTTGAAAGAAATCAGAAGATGCAGAAGACTGATCATTATTGGCTGTGGGACCAGTTTTCATGCTGCAGTAGCT ACTCGACAAGTACTGGAAGAATTAACTGAGTTACCTGTGATGGTGGAACTTGCTAGTGACTTCCTGGATAGAAACACACCTGTATTCAGAGATGATGTGTGCTTTTTTATAAGTCAGTCAG GTGAAACTGCAGATACACTTATGGCCTTGAGGTATTGTAAAGAACGTCGTGCTCTAACAGTTGGCATCACAAATACAGTTGGAAGCTCAATATCCAGGGAGACTGACTGTGGCGTACATATCAATGCAGGCCCCGAGATAGGTGTGGCAAGCACAAAG GCTTATACCAGCCAGTTCGTGTCTCTTGTAATGTTTGGCCTAATGATGTCTGAAGACAGAATTTCCTTGCAAAAAAGGAGACAGGAAATCATTAGCGGACTACAATCACTGCCAG AGATGATTAAGGAAGTCTTGTCCCTGGATGAGAAGATACATGATTTGGCTCTTGAACTGTACAAGCAAAGATCACTGCTGGTTATGGGTCGTGGATATAATTATGCCACTTGTCTGGAAGGAGCTCTG AAAATCAAAGAAATCACCTATATGCACTCTGAAGGCATCCTAGCTGGTGAGCTGAAACATGGGCCATTAGCCCTAATAGATAAACAAATGCCTGTTATCATGGTGATAATGAAGGATCCTTGCTTCACCAAATGCCAGAATGCTCTGCAACAGATCACTGCTCGACAG gGTCGCCCAATCATTCTGTGTTCCAAAGAAGACACAGAAAGCTCAAAGTTTGCCTACAAAACAATTGAGCTGCCTCATACAGTTGACTGCCTTCAAGGAGTCTTGAGTGTTATTCCCCTCCAATTGCTTTCGTTCCACCTGGCTGTTCTCAGAGGATACGAT GTGGACTTTCCAAGAAATTTGGCCAAATCTGTTACAGTAGAATAA